From Chthonomonas sp., the proteins below share one genomic window:
- a CDS encoding ATP-grasp domain-containing protein: MSIQAAQQMGFTCLSLDPSGESPASQVAPAVTGSLSNVEAVAQLFRNCARVTLENEFIPAEVIVQALELSGRDPSTLVPNVEALATIQDKLKQRQALAKAGVPGPRAVEIDSDGVGAVAKIGFPMVLKARFGGYDGKGTRYAKSKEEFEDLRSTWSDGGWMAEEFVDFKRELAVMVFRDPVQQGAFPTMETVQVKSVCDLVFPADVDASEVAMAAVEAVDGFGLFGVELFETNDGKFLINELAPRPHNTGHYTLNWGGPSQFQHHVRLVLGLPPAPLDGVPTCMANLLGQPGAGDWRQGLFAATVKDPAVAVHWYGKAVAAPGRKMGHLNVAGADCVARAKAARERFYAAWTAKESVPEEIG; the protein is encoded by the coding sequence ATGAGCATTCAGGCGGCCCAGCAGATGGGGTTTACGTGCCTCTCTCTCGACCCATCCGGCGAGAGTCCCGCAAGTCAGGTGGCTCCCGCGGTGACCGGTTCGCTCAGCAATGTCGAGGCGGTGGCGCAGTTGTTCCGCAACTGCGCGCGGGTGACGCTGGAGAACGAATTCATCCCGGCGGAAGTGATTGTGCAAGCCCTCGAACTGAGCGGCCGCGACCCCAGCACGTTGGTGCCTAATGTGGAGGCGCTCGCCACCATTCAGGACAAATTGAAGCAACGTCAGGCGCTGGCCAAGGCCGGCGTACCCGGACCGCGCGCGGTTGAGATTGATTCGGACGGCGTCGGCGCGGTCGCGAAGATCGGATTCCCGATGGTGCTGAAGGCGCGCTTCGGCGGCTACGATGGCAAGGGCACGCGGTACGCAAAATCGAAAGAGGAGTTCGAAGACCTCCGAAGTACCTGGTCGGACGGCGGCTGGATGGCCGAGGAGTTTGTGGACTTTAAGCGGGAACTGGCGGTGATGGTGTTCCGCGACCCGGTTCAGCAGGGCGCGTTCCCGACCATGGAAACGGTGCAGGTGAAGTCGGTGTGCGACCTGGTGTTTCCCGCGGACGTGGACGCGAGCGAGGTCGCCATGGCGGCGGTTGAGGCGGTGGACGGGTTCGGCCTTTTCGGAGTGGAACTGTTCGAAACCAACGACGGCAAGTTCTTGATTAACGAGCTTGCACCGCGCCCGCACAACACCGGGCACTACACGCTCAACTGGGGTGGCCCTTCGCAGTTTCAGCATCATGTGCGGTTAGTGCTGGGGCTTCCGCCGGCGCCGTTGGATGGGGTGCCGACGTGCATGGCCAACCTCCTCGGTCAGCCGGGCGCGGGCGACTGGCGGCAGGGGCTCTTCGCGGCCACCGTGAAAGATCCCGCGGTGGCGGTGCATTGGTACGGCAAGGCGGTGGCAGCTCCGGGCCGGAAGATGGGCCACCTGAACGTGGCCGGCGCGGATTGTGTGGCGCGAGCAAAAGCGGCCCGGGAGCGCTTCTACGCTGCCTGGACCGCCAAAGAATCGGTGCCGGAAGAGATTGGTTAG
- the coaD gene encoding pantetheine-phosphate adenylyltransferase has protein sequence MSRIAIYPGSFDPLTNGHLDVIQRAATQFDEVIVAIGLNSNKKPMLPADIREHCIREATKETRNVRVESFDGLVVNFAREQGATALVRGLRATSDFDYEFQIAMANRRLAPELETIFLMTKWEHSYLSSSIVREVALLGGDYSSFVPGVVYSILGEYLARTS, from the coding sequence ATGTCGCGCATCGCCATCTACCCCGGCTCGTTCGACCCGCTCACCAATGGGCACCTCGACGTCATTCAACGCGCGGCCACCCAGTTCGATGAGGTCATCGTCGCCATCGGCCTCAACTCCAACAAAAAGCCCATGCTCCCGGCCGACATCCGCGAGCATTGCATCCGCGAGGCAACCAAAGAAACCCGCAACGTGCGGGTGGAAAGCTTCGACGGTCTCGTGGTGAACTTCGCCCGCGAGCAAGGCGCCACCGCCCTCGTCCGCGGCCTCCGCGCGACCAGCGACTTCGACTACGAGTTCCAAATCGCGATGGCCAATCGCCGCCTCGCGCCCGAACTCGAGACCATTTTCCTCATGACCAAGTGGGAGCACAGCTACCTTTCCAGCAGCATCGTGCGAGAAGTGGCACTTTTGGGCGGGGATTACTCGTCCTTTGTACCGGGGGTTGTGTATTCAATCCTTGGGGAGTACCTGGCGCGGACCTCGTAA
- a CDS encoding PEP-CTERM sorting domain-containing protein (PEP-CTERM proteins occur, often in large numbers, in the proteomes of bacteria that also encode an exosortase, a predicted intramembrane cysteine proteinase. The presence of a PEP-CTERM domain at a protein's C-terminus predicts cleavage within the sorting domain, followed by covalent anchoring to some some component of the (usually Gram-negative) cell surface. Many PEP-CTERM proteins exhibit an unusual sequence composition that includes large numbers of potential glycosylation sites. Expression of one such protein has been shown restore the ability of a bacterium to form floc, a type of biofilm.), with amino-acid sequence MKLNTRTIALAAVIGVAGVANAQFRFFLAYGDADLATLQKKNYGGISNPAAAVGVEIPTNAPLKVWKAGDGKTFKVSVMVVRTGGNADALYSGGSVLAMYDRAPVANSTSTLANESTFLDKKLAFGGTTIASSVTGFGSFATYNGDGTDVDDDGDGAADTNAISALSRVLRGQFTGNTSTPRGVGLSVQYQMNPTGKNYKVGSTAVKLFDLTFKSNLAAFEQYNGLSLFVAGAGAPNGGSSTFIGGANDANSVGTSLTVQAVPEPGTAAAIVAGLAALGLRRRSK; translated from the coding sequence ATGAAACTTAACACGCGCACAATTGCTCTTGCTGCTGTCATCGGTGTTGCCGGTGTAGCAAACGCACAATTTCGATTCTTTCTGGCCTACGGCGATGCCGACCTGGCCACGCTCCAAAAGAAGAACTACGGTGGTATTTCGAACCCGGCCGCAGCTGTCGGTGTAGAAATCCCGACGAACGCTCCGCTCAAGGTTTGGAAGGCTGGCGATGGCAAGACTTTCAAGGTCTCGGTCATGGTAGTTCGCACCGGCGGTAACGCTGACGCCCTGTATTCGGGTGGTTCGGTTCTCGCTATGTACGACCGCGCTCCGGTTGCAAACTCGACGTCGACCCTGGCCAACGAATCGACCTTCCTTGATAAGAAGCTCGCCTTCGGTGGTACCACGATCGCTTCGTCGGTGACGGGCTTTGGTTCGTTCGCAACCTACAATGGCGACGGTACGGACGTTGACGACGATGGCGACGGCGCTGCCGACACCAATGCAATCTCGGCTCTGAGCCGCGTTCTCCGCGGTCAGTTCACCGGCAACACCTCGACTCCTCGAGGCGTTGGTCTCTCGGTTCAATACCAAATGAACCCGACCGGTAAGAACTACAAGGTTGGCTCGACGGCCGTGAAGCTGTTTGACCTGACCTTCAAGAGCAACCTGGCTGCATTCGAGCAGTACAACGGTCTCTCGCTCTTCGTTGCCGGCGCTGGCGCCCCGAACGGCGGTTCGTCGACGTTCATCGGCGGTGCTAACGATGCTAACAGCGTCGGTACCTCGCTGACCGTGCAAGCCGTGCCCGAACCGGGTACCGCTGCCGCCATCGTGGCTGGCCTCGCTGCTCTCGGTCTCCGACGCCGCAGCAAGTAA
- a CDS encoding PQQ-binding-like beta-propeller repeat protein, producing MALAAMGIASAQFAGPAPLAWRWTQSTKISPSGAIVPVGTNLAVATGGRIYMIDQASGNGVWRYPAGAALESGSFNSGVMVMDNLVVAAADNKIVYAVDAETGAQKWQYISTEKIVGAPAAVGKFVALQLGDGSLMVIRSEDGTPVWENSLRFFGGLVGQIGGFGNTILAAGGDRKIYAVDVASKKVRWQTALGNLRADFRPVVNGDYLYVSTGDSISILSASSGTRRKEIMLREPLGTNPAYGEGKIAVVARSGKLFVVDDLGRPMMKKPMDIGSMPIVDPVVTKSGVSVMTANGSVNFVDFGIEAITWNYIVRPLVAPADANTPNYVTVSGVPAAIGNSLFAMGRDGSLLCFDRKNGVDVTGPSTKMLFPNSGDQVSGQPPLQLYFRLSDESTGIDEKSIKVMIDGVKYNHEYTRDGWVIVKFGPSVKNPYLQDGRKNITVESADWLGNRTVETFALTIDNGLRPIKLPGAPASGTDGAGGLPGGPGGVGGRTGGN from the coding sequence GTGGCCCTCGCTGCCATGGGGATCGCTTCGGCCCAGTTTGCTGGACCCGCCCCGTTGGCTTGGCGCTGGACCCAGTCCACAAAGATTTCGCCTTCGGGAGCCATCGTTCCGGTCGGAACGAACCTTGCGGTCGCGACAGGCGGACGCATCTATATGATTGACCAAGCCTCCGGCAACGGGGTTTGGCGATATCCGGCGGGAGCCGCGCTCGAATCGGGCAGCTTTAACTCCGGCGTCATGGTGATGGACAACCTCGTGGTGGCCGCCGCCGACAACAAGATCGTCTATGCCGTGGACGCCGAGACCGGCGCCCAAAAATGGCAGTACATCTCCACCGAAAAGATTGTCGGCGCCCCGGCCGCGGTCGGCAAGTTCGTGGCCCTGCAACTGGGCGATGGCAGCCTCATGGTGATCCGCTCGGAAGATGGCACCCCCGTTTGGGAGAATTCGCTTCGCTTCTTTGGTGGACTCGTCGGGCAAATCGGCGGCTTCGGCAACACGATTTTGGCCGCCGGTGGCGACCGCAAGATTTATGCAGTGGACGTGGCGAGTAAGAAGGTGCGCTGGCAAACCGCGCTCGGTAACCTTCGCGCCGACTTCCGACCGGTCGTGAATGGCGACTATTTATATGTAAGCACCGGCGATTCGATTTCGATTCTGAGCGCCAGTTCGGGCACGCGCCGCAAGGAGATCATGCTCCGCGAGCCGCTCGGCACCAACCCGGCGTACGGCGAAGGGAAGATTGCCGTGGTCGCCCGCTCGGGCAAGCTCTTTGTTGTGGATGATCTCGGCCGACCCATGATGAAGAAGCCGATGGACATCGGCAGCATGCCGATTGTTGACCCCGTGGTCACCAAGAGCGGTGTTAGCGTGATGACCGCCAACGGCTCGGTGAACTTCGTGGACTTTGGGATTGAGGCGATCACCTGGAACTATATCGTGCGACCGCTCGTGGCCCCCGCCGACGCGAATACTCCGAACTACGTCACGGTTTCGGGCGTTCCGGCCGCGATTGGTAATAGCTTGTTCGCGATGGGTCGCGACGGTAGCTTGCTCTGCTTCGACCGCAAGAACGGCGTGGACGTGACCGGCCCCAGCACCAAGATGCTGTTTCCGAACTCGGGCGACCAGGTTTCGGGACAACCGCCGCTGCAACTTTACTTCCGCCTGAGCGACGAATCCACCGGCATCGACGAGAAGTCGATTAAGGTGATGATCGACGGCGTGAAGTACAACCACGAATACACGCGCGATGGCTGGGTGATCGTGAAGTTTGGTCCGAGCGTGAAGAACCCGTATCTGCAAGATGGTCGCAAGAACATCACAGTGGAGAGCGCTGACTGGCTCGGCAACCGAACGGTGGAAACGTTTGCGCTCACCATTGATAATGGCTTGCGGCCGATTAAGCTTCCGGGCGCACCGGCCAGCGGAACCGATGGCGCGGGCGGACTTCCCGGCGGCCCCGGCGGCGTGGGCGGACGAACGGGCGGCAACTAA
- a CDS encoding DNA-processing protein DprA — translation MTPTFWQYLLAGNLRGTKAHEIVESIRGGGLNPVSALLSHPLLTAAERKAVQGADLRAFETFMRQGGQVIERPPYRGGLDHTQYPPVLFGRGDLSGLVGPTIGIVGTRQATSYGQTVARRFASELAAAGVTVISGGALGIDACAHEGALETGKSVAVLPCGADIAYPPAHKELFSRMGLVSPFAVGAKQRDYTFLERNAIIAALSDALLVVEVPAKSGATRTAIAAIEQGKQVYVIPGPITSPSFFGSHALIRDGATLVVHPENILAEYGIESAVAPAPAEIDLTTLGGRILAALEGEPITAEKLSSRVGSEVAEVLTELTILEMEGRVVRAGVGYALSL, via the coding sequence GTGACTCCGACGTTTTGGCAATATCTGCTCGCGGGCAACTTGCGAGGAACCAAAGCGCATGAGATTGTCGAAAGTATCCGAGGCGGGGGTTTAAACCCCGTCTCGGCGCTTTTATCGCACCCCCTTTTGACCGCCGCCGAGCGCAAGGCGGTGCAGGGCGCCGACCTCCGCGCCTTTGAAACGTTTATGCGGCAAGGCGGTCAGGTTATCGAGCGGCCACCATATCGCGGCGGGCTCGATCACACCCAATATCCGCCGGTGCTGTTCGGGCGGGGCGATCTATCTGGGTTGGTGGGGCCGACTATCGGCATTGTTGGCACCCGGCAGGCGACCTCCTACGGCCAAACCGTGGCTCGGCGTTTTGCTAGTGAACTCGCCGCGGCGGGCGTGACGGTCATCAGCGGCGGCGCGCTCGGCATTGATGCTTGTGCCCACGAGGGCGCGTTGGAAACCGGCAAGTCGGTGGCCGTGCTTCCGTGCGGAGCGGACATCGCCTATCCGCCGGCGCACAAGGAATTGTTCTCGCGCATGGGCCTGGTGAGTCCGTTTGCGGTTGGCGCCAAGCAACGCGATTACACGTTTTTAGAGCGAAACGCGATCATCGCCGCGCTTTCGGATGCGCTGCTGGTGGTCGAGGTGCCCGCGAAGTCGGGCGCGACCCGCACGGCGATCGCCGCGATTGAGCAAGGCAAGCAGGTGTACGTCATCCCCGGGCCGATCACGTCGCCGTCGTTTTTTGGCTCGCACGCGTTGATTCGCGATGGCGCGACCTTGGTTGTGCACCCGGAGAATATTCTCGCCGAGTACGGCATCGAATCCGCGGTCGCGCCCGCCCCGGCGGAGATTGACCTGACCACGCTGGGCGGGAGGATCCTCGCCGCGTTGGAGGGCGAGCCAATCACGGCGGAGAAGCTCAGTTCCCGCGTCGGCAGCGAGGTCGCCGAGGTGCTCACCGAACTCACGATTCTCGAAATGGAGGGTCGCGTGGTGCGGGCCGGCGTGGGGTACGCCTTAAGCTTATGA
- a CDS encoding amidohydrolase family protein, which produces MNFVAWTWGPQGFGTYRVAGGTFERTDGVAECVLAPGFVDTHIHGGFGLDWMEQPDCLPELAEHLARVGVEFFLPTTISYPLADVRRAIGGLTAHPMIAGFHLEGPFLSRKYPGAQPESALLDPADRGPGWDEVLNDPRLRIVSMAGELPGAHELAANLTQRGVIVSQAHTDATYEQAHAAFQAGATHLTHFYNAMRGFTHREPGTVGFGLTEPAATCELIYDRVHVNPVAAQLLLQSKPADKVIAISDASKAAGMAAGTEMRMWGHDVRVGEGEVRLANGALAGSAVTLFDCFCNLAEDFGLETAMRLTSVNPRNALKLPPPRRWVELSLNLELRAVHEAS; this is translated from the coding sequence ATGAACTTCGTCGCCTGGACTTGGGGCCCGCAAGGGTTTGGCACCTACCGCGTGGCCGGCGGCACGTTTGAACGCACCGACGGGGTCGCCGAATGCGTGCTTGCGCCCGGATTTGTGGACACCCACATTCACGGCGGATTCGGTCTAGATTGGATGGAGCAGCCCGATTGCCTGCCCGAGTTGGCCGAGCACTTGGCGCGGGTGGGGGTGGAATTCTTCTTGCCGACCACAATTAGCTATCCGCTGGCCGATGTGCGGCGCGCGATTGGGGGGTTGACCGCCCACCCCATGATCGCCGGATTTCATTTGGAAGGGCCGTTTCTCAGCCGCAAGTATCCCGGCGCGCAGCCCGAATCGGCGCTCCTCGACCCGGCGGATCGCGGGCCGGGCTGGGACGAGGTGCTGAACGATCCGCGACTCAGGATCGTTTCGATGGCGGGGGAGCTTCCCGGCGCGCACGAGCTGGCCGCCAACTTAACGCAGCGCGGCGTCATCGTGAGTCAAGCTCACACCGACGCGACGTACGAGCAAGCTCACGCGGCTTTTCAGGCCGGGGCGACGCACCTGACGCACTTCTACAACGCGATGCGCGGATTCACGCACCGCGAGCCGGGCACGGTGGGGTTTGGGCTGACCGAACCAGCCGCAACATGCGAACTGATCTACGACCGCGTGCATGTGAACCCCGTGGCCGCCCAACTGCTGCTGCAAAGCAAGCCGGCCGACAAGGTCATCGCGATTAGCGATGCAAGCAAAGCCGCGGGAATGGCCGCCGGAACCGAGATGCGGATGTGGGGGCACGACGTTCGCGTCGGCGAGGGCGAGGTTCGCCTCGCGAACGGCGCCTTGGCCGGAAGCGCAGTGACCCTGTTCGATTGCTTCTGCAATTTGGCCGAAGATTTTGGGCTTGAAACCGCCATGCGCCTCACATCTGTGAATCCGCGCAACGCCCTCAAGCTGCCGCCGCCGCGGCGCTGGGTCGAGCTGAGTCTTAACCTGGAATTGCGAGCGGTCCACGAGGCGTCATAA
- a CDS encoding DoxX family protein, with protein sequence MNDAKLTNIGLLALRISVGLVMVLFGAQKLLGAFGGAGFNGTIKWMGSQGIPSWLAALAIFAEFFGGLGLIFGVFTRFAAFGVACTMGGALITKFKEVGWQVDTQANAMQTFSGLGFPLVIMGASLALMLIGGGQLSLENKFLKRKR encoded by the coding sequence AACATTGGACTCCTCGCCCTCCGCATCTCGGTGGGCCTTGTCATGGTGCTGTTCGGCGCGCAGAAGCTCCTCGGCGCGTTCGGCGGCGCGGGCTTTAACGGAACCATCAAATGGATGGGCAGTCAGGGCATCCCCTCCTGGCTGGCGGCGCTCGCCATCTTCGCCGAATTCTTCGGCGGCCTCGGCCTCATCTTCGGCGTGTTCACGCGGTTCGCCGCGTTCGGCGTGGCGTGTACCATGGGCGGCGCGCTCATCACCAAGTTCAAGGAAGTCGGCTGGCAAGTGGACACCCAGGCCAACGCGATGCAAACGTTCTCAGGACTCGGTTTCCCGCTCGTCATCATGGGCGCGTCGCTCGCGCTGATGCTTATCGGCGGCGGTCAGCTGTCCCTGGAAAACAAATTCCTTAAGCGCAAACGCTAA